The Desulfonatronum thiosulfatophilum genome has a window encoding:
- a CDS encoding efflux RND transporter permease subunit, protein MNIAQALLDRGRLFLTMALVLSLTGALLWMTMVRQEDPLLPDYWGQVTVSFPGADALTMERLILKPIEDALIEVDEVRIIDATAFDEMIVLEVELGGRIRDFDQTWDEVRRALERARGKFPSGAEPPLLNREIQEPDAVVLAVTGSADLLELRNAALRTKDHLSRLPAVSKVNLVADPGEQVVIQMDDAAARRIGISPDQLAAQLAARNRIIPGGSIELAGMTVRLRPLSEFKSVSEIASTPVILPSGASILLQDLATVRHGVLEPGTSRMRFNGKMAVGVAITPKKNSNLVAFGREVRSALQAAREDVAPLQIHEVSFQPDHTAQRISDLNRALLSAMMIVSGMLILIMGPRMGLVVTAVIPLAILSSLTLFAWGGGVLHQISIAAFIMALGMLVDNAIVMAENVQYRMDQGASGTDAALEAVRELATPLLGATATTLAAFVPMFISQGVTADFTRTIPVVIMLCLTVSFGYAMLITPVLCRKFLKPSPPRRESNLVRMGYGLADFALRYSKSVVFMALLLMGIVLMLGTRVEQQFFPSADRNQFVVDLKLPEGSHLLATEQASRIMENSLLEKESVTRATSFMGSGAPLFYYNIILTPFSPHFAQLIVETRHIQDVDSLLDHVASVAARLLPGVEVVNRKLEQGPPVQAPVEIRLFGDDFQDLHHAAMGVAELLTGIAGTRDVRHDMSPGSPTIRLHIDDAASGRHGLSREDVSRTLLGRTRGLEIGELYLDDDPIPIFIRTTQGEHLDIEALAAIDLRTAQGHLTPMGSLARQELDWVAAAINHRNGKRVVTVSSQLAAGVTYSQVMKALQPGLSELELPPGVEIAFGGEAESAGEANMALMTVLPIGFLLLFGVLLAEFNSFRRVALVLMTVPLAAVGIVPGLLLNNQPFGFMSMLGAFALAGVVVNNAIVLLEMIERERREGADVRTAVREAVARRIRPILLATGTTVAGLLPLAVSSSTFWPPLASAMISGLLASTVLTLIIFPAAYRLVFASREA, encoded by the coding sequence GTGAACATCGCGCAAGCCCTGCTGGACCGGGGACGATTGTTCCTGACCATGGCTCTGGTGCTGTCCCTGACCGGGGCTCTGCTCTGGATGACCATGGTCCGCCAGGAAGACCCTCTCCTGCCGGACTATTGGGGGCAGGTGACGGTCTCGTTTCCGGGCGCGGATGCCTTGACCATGGAGCGCTTAATACTCAAGCCCATTGAAGACGCACTGATCGAGGTGGATGAGGTCAGGATCATCGATGCCACGGCCTTTGACGAGATGATAGTGCTCGAAGTGGAATTGGGTGGCCGCATCCGAGATTTCGATCAGACCTGGGATGAGGTGCGCAGGGCTCTGGAAAGGGCCAGAGGCAAATTTCCATCCGGCGCTGAACCCCCGCTTTTGAACAGGGAAATTCAAGAACCGGACGCGGTCGTCCTGGCCGTTACCGGATCCGCCGATTTGTTGGAACTGCGCAACGCGGCCCTGCGTACCAAGGACCACCTGTCGCGGCTTCCTGCGGTCTCCAAGGTCAATCTGGTGGCGGACCCCGGAGAGCAGGTGGTCATCCAGATGGACGACGCTGCTGCCAGACGGATCGGGATCAGCCCTGATCAACTGGCCGCGCAACTGGCCGCCCGCAATCGAATCATCCCTGGAGGCTCCATTGAGCTGGCCGGCATGACCGTGCGCCTGCGTCCGCTCTCCGAGTTTAAATCCGTCTCGGAAATTGCCTCGACTCCCGTTATTCTGCCTTCCGGGGCCTCCATCCTGCTTCAGGACTTGGCTACGGTGCGTCACGGAGTTCTTGAACCGGGCACGTCACGGATGCGTTTCAACGGGAAAATGGCCGTGGGCGTGGCCATCACGCCCAAGAAAAACAGTAATCTGGTCGCCTTTGGAAGGGAAGTCCGCTCCGCGCTGCAAGCGGCTCGTGAGGACGTCGCGCCACTGCAGATTCATGAAGTTTCTTTTCAGCCAGATCATACCGCGCAACGGATATCGGACCTGAATCGCGCCCTGCTCAGCGCCATGATGATCGTGTCCGGCATGCTGATCTTGATCATGGGGCCGCGCATGGGCCTGGTGGTTACCGCCGTCATCCCTCTGGCGATCCTCTCCTCCCTGACCCTTTTCGCCTGGGGCGGAGGGGTGCTACACCAGATTTCCATCGCCGCCTTTATCATGGCCCTGGGCATGTTGGTGGATAACGCCATCGTCATGGCCGAGAACGTCCAGTACCGCATGGACCAGGGCGCATCGGGCACGGACGCCGCGCTGGAGGCGGTTCGGGAACTGGCCACCCCGCTCCTTGGAGCCACGGCAACAACCCTGGCCGCGTTCGTCCCCATGTTCATTTCCCAGGGGGTTACGGCTGATTTTACCCGGACCATCCCTGTTGTCATCATGCTCTGCCTGACGGTCAGTTTCGGCTACGCCATGCTGATCACTCCAGTGCTGTGCCGGAAGTTCCTCAAACCTTCCCCGCCCCGCCGGGAATCCAATCTGGTCCGCATGGGCTACGGTCTGGCCGATTTCGCCCTGCGTTATTCCAAATCGGTCGTTTTCATGGCCCTGCTGCTCATGGGCATTGTGCTGATGCTCGGCACCAGGGTGGAGCAGCAATTTTTTCCCTCCGCGGATCGCAACCAGTTTGTCGTGGATCTGAAGCTGCCGGAAGGCTCTCATCTTCTGGCCACGGAGCAGGCTTCCAGGATCATGGAGAACTCCCTGTTGGAGAAGGAATCCGTGACTCGCGCGACCAGCTTCATGGGCAGCGGGGCGCCCTTGTTCTACTACAACATTATTCTCACGCCCTTCAGCCCCCATTTTGCCCAGCTTATCGTTGAGACCAGACATATCCAGGACGTTGACTCCCTCTTGGATCACGTCGCTTCCGTGGCCGCACGGCTGTTGCCCGGAGTGGAGGTCGTCAACCGAAAACTTGAACAGGGACCTCCAGTCCAGGCTCCAGTAGAAATTCGACTGTTCGGCGACGACTTCCAGGATTTGCATCACGCTGCCATGGGCGTGGCCGAACTCCTGACCGGCATTGCCGGAACCAGGGACGTTCGCCACGATATGAGTCCAGGGTCCCCAACCATCCGGCTGCATATCGACGATGCAGCCTCCGGACGCCATGGCCTGAGCCGCGAAGACGTGTCCCGAACGCTTCTGGGGCGAACCCGAGGCCTGGAAATCGGCGAGCTGTACTTGGACGACGATCCAATACCGATCTTCATTCGGACCACCCAAGGCGAACACCTGGATATCGAGGCTTTGGCGGCCATTGACCTGCGTACGGCCCAGGGACACCTGACGCCCATGGGGAGCCTTGCCAGGCAGGAGCTGGACTGGGTCGCCGCGGCGATCAACCACCGCAACGGCAAAAGAGTGGTGACCGTCTCCTCCCAGCTCGCCGCCGGCGTAACCTACAGCCAAGTTATGAAGGCATTGCAACCCGGGCTGAGCGAACTGGAACTGCCCCCAGGCGTGGAAATTGCCTTTGGTGGAGAAGCGGAGAGCGCCGGAGAGGCGAACATGGCCCTAATGACCGTGTTGCCCATCGGATTTTTACTGCTGTTTGGCGTACTGCTGGCGGAGTTCAACTCCTTCAGACGCGTAGCCCTGGTTCTGATGACCGTACCCCTGGCGGCTGTGGGCATCGTGCCAGGATTGTTGCTGAACAATCAACCTTTTGGCTTCATGTCCATGTTAGGCGCGTTCGCCCTGGCCGGAGTGGTGGTGAACAACGCCATTGTGCTCCTGGAGATGATCGAACGGGAACGTCGTGAGGGCGCGGACGTGCGGACTGCGGTCCGGGAGGCCGTGGCTCGGCGGATCCGGCCGATCTTGCTGGCCACGGGCACCACCGTGGCCGGGCTGCTGCCCCTGGCGGTCAGTTCCTCGACCTTCTGGCCGCCCCTGGCCTCGGCCATGATTTCCGGCCTGTTGGCCTCCACGGTCCTGACCCTGATCATCTTCCCGGCAGCCTACCGCCTGGTCTTCGCATCAAGAGAGGCTTGA
- a CDS encoding efflux RND transporter periplasmic adaptor subunit yields MRFRMICSVLLGLALMAGAVVLTFRPEPISMAAEPKYAAKVHVDPVVVASVTRESRFTAITQPYRQAILSFTVPGKITSRPVQVGDRVQADQALANLGLREFDNAVDQAKAAAAELTVQLGQAERDHLRFSRLSSDNVVEARQAEQATALMDQLQAALAGATAQLAEALRRRDESWLLAPFSGVVTAVYLEPGEWADPGRPVLELQDDHRVKLEVEVPENIIIGLEPGQSVHATLPFAGNVRVNGRIAHLARAAGGSGRLFPVVVELESESGLVPGMTAELVLDVKSRPAFAVPLSAVINPGGARPSLFILTDGRARQVFVGLEGFSADKVIVTGDIVGADLVVVHGQTILTDGQSVDVAP; encoded by the coding sequence ATGCGTTTTCGTATGATCTGTTCTGTTCTCCTTGGCTTGGCACTGATGGCCGGTGCGGTGGTCCTGACGTTCAGGCCGGAACCCATCTCGATGGCCGCGGAACCCAAATATGCTGCAAAAGTTCATGTCGACCCCGTGGTTGTTGCAAGCGTGACCCGTGAGTCACGCTTCACGGCCATCACCCAGCCGTACAGGCAAGCCATATTGTCCTTCACCGTCCCTGGAAAAATCACCTCCCGACCGGTGCAAGTGGGCGATCGGGTCCAGGCCGATCAGGCCCTGGCAAATCTCGGATTGCGGGAATTCGACAATGCCGTTGACCAGGCCAAGGCTGCAGCTGCCGAGCTGACGGTGCAGTTGGGTCAGGCCGAACGAGACCACCTGCGCTTTTCGCGCCTGAGTTCGGACAACGTGGTCGAAGCCAGACAGGCCGAGCAAGCCACGGCGTTGATGGATCAACTCCAGGCAGCTTTGGCCGGGGCCACGGCTCAGCTGGCCGAAGCGCTGCGACGCCGGGACGAATCCTGGTTGCTTGCGCCTTTTTCCGGGGTCGTGACCGCGGTTTACCTCGAGCCGGGCGAATGGGCCGATCCGGGTCGACCAGTCCTGGAGTTGCAGGATGATCACCGGGTGAAGCTGGAGGTGGAGGTACCGGAAAACATTATCATTGGCCTGGAACCCGGGCAGAGTGTCCATGCGACCCTGCCCTTTGCCGGGAATGTCCGGGTCAACGGCAGAATCGCCCATTTGGCCCGGGCTGCGGGAGGGTCAGGCCGACTTTTTCCCGTAGTGGTGGAACTGGAATCGGAATCAGGGCTTGTCCCGGGCATGACCGCGGAACTGGTCCTGGACGTAAAATCCCGGCCCGCCTTTGCTGTCCCGTTGTCCGCAGTGATCAATCCAGGTGGTGCTCGGCCCAGCCTGTTCATTCTGACCGACGGACGGGCGCGCCAAGTGTTCGTTGGCCTTGAGGGCTTCAGCGCGGACAAGGTCATCGTGACCGGCGACATTGTCGGAGCAGACCTGGTGGTCGTTCACGGCCAGACCATCCTCACGGACGGCCAGTCCGTGGATGTGGCGCCGTGA
- a CDS encoding SLC13 family permease, translating into MQLFILAVIIIAALGLFISGRLRVDLVGLMVLSALALSGLVSPQEALAGFSSPAVVTVWAMFILSAGLTRTGIAHQLGLPLQRFAKGSEAALIVALMVSASILSALINTVTVAAILLPATMELARRSGRPPSRLLMPLALGCLLGGPFTGISTPPNILATDALRNAGFAPFALLDFTPITAAIVVAGIIFVVLIGRRMLPNHAPGAENKGALGTSLGSSYEMDTHIFTIRIPQGSPLDGRTLAESRLGSALFLTVVALQRKKGALMLAPRPTDVLEAGDIIVVHGQPEQLQRFHGSQHLLVEPLNRLDALVCERMVIVQGRVAEKSSLLGLTLGQSGLRREHRVQVLALYSADGVEVGDPHRHRFAAGDRLVLQGEQTSLDDLVRQGVVGELRTDPGESRGLLNGKLHLSAVRVPEGSVLADRDLVESRLGNAFGLTVVSIVRRESMICMPLPHEKILVGDLLVLQGSQQDLEVLAGLQDLTIEKQDPGLLADLDSQQVTVTEVLLSPRTTLAGRTLADLMFRDQYGVSVLAIWRKGRAYRDGLQEIPLQFGDALLVYGPRSSLEAVARNPDFLVLDQAAAQAPRLERAPIAAGIMLAVILSAIFGFLPIAIAALTGSTLMVLMRCLSMEEAYRAIEWKVVFLIACMLPLGVAVENTGAAQLGAEALIAVIGDYGPRWVVAALFTITVLGTQVIPTAALVVLMAPVALTAAESLSISPHLLMMTVAMSASSSFASPLSHPAHLLVMGPGGYRFVDYMKLGVPLTLISLIVCVWLLPILFPA; encoded by the coding sequence ATGCAATTGTTCATACTCGCCGTGATCATCATCGCGGCTTTGGGGTTGTTCATCAGCGGCAGGCTGCGCGTGGACCTGGTGGGGCTCATGGTCTTGTCCGCTCTGGCGTTAAGCGGTCTGGTTTCACCTCAGGAGGCCTTGGCCGGATTCAGTAGTCCGGCCGTGGTTACCGTATGGGCCATGTTCATCCTTTCCGCCGGTCTGACGCGTACGGGGATTGCGCATCAGCTCGGATTGCCGCTGCAACGTTTTGCCAAAGGCAGCGAAGCCGCGCTCATCGTCGCATTGATGGTTTCCGCAAGCATTTTGTCCGCCTTGATCAACACCGTGACCGTGGCCGCCATCCTTTTGCCCGCGACAATGGAACTGGCCCGGCGTAGCGGCCGACCGCCGTCTCGACTGCTGATGCCCCTGGCCCTGGGCTGCCTGTTGGGCGGACCGTTCACCGGCATTTCAACCCCTCCCAATATTCTGGCCACGGACGCGCTGCGCAACGCGGGCTTCGCCCCTTTCGCGCTGCTGGACTTTACGCCGATAACCGCGGCCATCGTCGTCGCGGGCATCATCTTTGTCGTGCTGATCGGTCGCCGGATGCTGCCGAATCACGCTCCCGGCGCGGAGAACAAGGGCGCCCTCGGCACGTCTCTTGGAAGCTCCTATGAGATGGACACGCACATCTTCACCATCCGTATTCCTCAAGGGTCCCCTTTGGATGGCCGCACTCTGGCTGAAAGCCGGCTTGGTTCCGCATTGTTTCTGACAGTTGTGGCCTTGCAGCGTAAAAAAGGAGCGCTGATGCTCGCTCCCAGACCCACCGATGTCTTGGAAGCCGGGGACATCATCGTCGTTCACGGGCAACCTGAGCAGCTGCAACGTTTTCACGGCAGTCAACACCTTCTGGTAGAGCCGTTGAACCGCCTCGATGCATTGGTCTGCGAGCGGATGGTCATTGTCCAGGGCCGGGTCGCTGAAAAATCTTCCTTGTTGGGGTTGACCTTGGGACAGAGCGGACTGCGACGGGAGCACCGGGTTCAGGTATTGGCGTTGTATAGCGCCGATGGAGTGGAGGTCGGGGATCCCCACCGGCATCGATTTGCCGCTGGCGATCGTCTTGTTTTGCAAGGAGAGCAGACATCCCTGGACGACCTTGTTCGCCAGGGAGTTGTCGGGGAGTTGCGGACGGACCCGGGGGAGTCGCGGGGATTGCTCAACGGTAAACTCCATTTGTCGGCCGTGCGCGTTCCGGAGGGTTCTGTTCTGGCGGATCGAGATCTGGTGGAAAGCCGGCTGGGCAATGCTTTTGGATTGACCGTGGTCAGCATTGTCCGGCGTGAGAGCATGATCTGCATGCCGTTGCCCCATGAAAAAATACTGGTTGGGGATCTGCTTGTGCTGCAAGGTTCCCAGCAAGACCTTGAGGTGCTTGCGGGGCTGCAGGACCTGACCATTGAAAAACAAGATCCGGGTCTGCTTGCCGACCTGGATTCCCAGCAGGTTACCGTGACCGAGGTTCTCCTTTCCCCCAGGACCACTCTGGCAGGTCGGACTTTGGCCGATTTGATGTTTCGCGATCAATACGGAGTCAGCGTGCTGGCGATCTGGCGTAAAGGCCGCGCCTACCGCGACGGATTGCAAGAGATACCCCTGCAATTCGGAGATGCGCTGCTGGTATATGGACCACGGAGCAGCCTGGAGGCCGTGGCCCGCAACCCGGACTTTCTGGTGCTTGATCAGGCTGCGGCCCAGGCGCCGCGCCTGGAACGAGCGCCGATTGCCGCGGGCATCATGCTGGCCGTGATTCTCAGCGCCATTTTCGGTTTTTTGCCCATCGCCATCGCCGCACTCACCGGTTCTACCCTGATGGTCCTGATGAGATGCCTGAGCATGGAAGAAGCGTACCGGGCCATTGAATGGAAGGTGGTGTTTCTGATTGCCTGCATGCTGCCTTTGGGCGTTGCCGTGGAGAACACCGGAGCCGCCCAATTGGGGGCCGAGGCGTTAATTGCCGTGATCGGGGATTATGGGCCGCGGTGGGTGGTTGCGGCGCTTTTTACGATCACGGTCCTCGGGACGCAGGTCATCCCCACCGCTGCCTTGGTGGTTTTAATGGCGCCGGTGGCCTTGACCGCTGCCGAAAGTTTGAGCATTTCGCCGCATCTGTTGATGATGACCGTGGCCATGTCCGCTTCGTCCAGCTTTGCCAGTCCGCTGTCCCATCCGGCCCATCTGCTGGTCATGGGCCCCGGCGGCTATCGTTTCGTGGACTACATGAAACTGGGCGTACCCTTGACCCTCATTTCCCTGATCGTCTGCGTCTGGCTGCTGCCCATTCTCTTCCCGGCAT